CGACCCCAAGACGCTGCAGGCGATCGAGTACTACTTCAAGATGCCGACACACATGGAAGAGCGCGACGCCATCGTGGTCGATCCCATGCTGGCCACCGGCAACTCGGCCGTGATGGCGCTGGACCGCATCAAGGTGCTCAAGCCGCGCTCCATCAAGTTCGTCTGCCTGCTGACCTGCCCCGAAGGCATTGCCACGCTGCACAAGGCGCACCCGGACGTGCCGATCTACACCGCGGCGATCGACCGCGGACTGAACGAGAAAGGCTATATCGTGCCTGGCCTGGGGGATGCCGGCGACCGGATCTTCGGGACGCTGTAAGCCCCACCGCCGTCAGCGGTCGGCTTCAAACTCCGCGATGCGGCGCTGCTGCTCCTGCGGGCTGAGGCTGTCCCATTCGGCCCGAGCCTTGGCGTTCGACTCTTCGAGTGCTTCCACCGTCTTGCGCAAGGCCTCGTCCGGATCGCCCACGCCGAAATGAGACCAGGACAGCAGGGTCCGGGTGCCGTCGGCATTCAAACGGATGCGTGTCATGTCAGTTCGCCACCGGCTGGCGCAGCGTCATCGCGCCACGGATCTGGCCGAGGGTAAAGCCGGTGCCCTTGTCATTCGGATAGAGCTGGGCCAGCTTCTGCGCCACGCCCGGGCCGAGCTTGTCGGCCGTGCCGTGGCACTGCAGGCAGGTCTGCTGCACCGGCAGCGCGCGCATGTAGCGGCGGATCTGCTGGCCGTTTTCCGTCACCACTTCGGCGCGCTCCAGCTTGG
The DNA window shown above is from Brachymonas denitrificans and carries:
- the upp gene encoding uracil phosphoribosyltransferase, with the protein product MTSTPEVHHIQHPLIQHKLSLMRNREASTSSFRRLLNELSALMAYEITRDMPMQEIEVETPLEKTTGKVIDGKKLALISILRAGNGLLDGMLSVVPGARVGHVGLYRDPKTLQAIEYYFKMPTHMEERDAIVVDPMLATGNSAVMALDRIKVLKPRSIKFVCLLTCPEGIATLHKAHPDVPIYTAAIDRGLNEKGYIVPGLGDAGDRIFGTL